From the Pseudomonas putida genome, one window contains:
- a CDS encoding YbfB/YjiJ family MFS transporter, translated as MSHSTPRAPWLPIWAGLCASLVGIGLARFAYTPLVPALIDAHWFASSAVVYLGAANLAGYLIGALVGRPLVAYWSSASVLRGMMLLVSLAFLACAWPLSVSWFFGWRLLSGVAGGVIMVLAASAILPHVAASRRGLASGAIFLGIGLGIAGAASLVPWLLGKGLQQTWLGLAALSLLLTASSWAGWPGEQAHPPVAEAAQQPVASPAIFVLFGQYALMAMALVAPMMFLVDYISRGLGAGTHAGAVIWGLYGLGAIAGPVIYGLLADHLGPRAGIRLVLLAQLAALAVLLGCHDLRLLGAAALLIGSFPPGIVPLALARVHQLVDGHARQTATWSRATVSFASFQAIAGYAYSALFAFSGGHYAVLFAVAAGAVLLALLVDLLLKERQAMSLIANSSAR; from the coding sequence ATGAGTCACTCGACACCACGGGCGCCCTGGCTGCCGATCTGGGCCGGGCTGTGTGCCAGTCTGGTCGGTATTGGCCTGGCGCGGTTTGCCTATACACCGCTGGTTCCGGCGTTGATCGATGCGCATTGGTTCGCCAGTTCGGCGGTGGTCTATCTCGGCGCGGCCAACCTCGCGGGCTATCTGATCGGGGCCCTGGTCGGCAGGCCACTGGTGGCGTACTGGTCGAGTGCATCGGTACTGCGCGGCATGATGCTATTGGTCAGCCTGGCGTTCCTGGCGTGTGCCTGGCCGCTGTCGGTGAGCTGGTTCTTCGGCTGGCGTCTGCTCTCAGGGGTGGCTGGCGGGGTGATCATGGTGCTGGCGGCCAGCGCGATACTGCCCCATGTCGCGGCTTCGCGCCGTGGGCTGGCCAGTGGCGCGATCTTCCTCGGCATCGGCCTGGGTATCGCCGGTGCCGCCAGCCTGGTGCCTTGGCTGCTGGGCAAGGGGTTGCAGCAGACCTGGCTGGGGCTGGCCGCGCTGTCGCTGCTGCTGACGGCCAGTAGCTGGGCTGGCTGGCCGGGCGAGCAGGCGCATCCGCCGGTGGCCGAGGCGGCGCAGCAACCTGTCGCCTCGCCCGCGATCTTCGTACTGTTCGGCCAGTATGCGCTCATGGCCATGGCACTCGTGGCACCGATGATGTTCCTGGTGGACTACATCAGCCGTGGCTTGGGCGCAGGCACCCATGCCGGGGCAGTGATCTGGGGGCTGTATGGCCTGGGGGCAATTGCCGGGCCGGTGATTTACGGGCTGTTGGCCGACCACCTGGGGCCGCGTGCTGGCATTCGCCTGGTACTGCTGGCGCAACTGGCGGCCTTGGCGGTGTTGCTGGGCTGCCATGACCTGCGCCTGTTGGGTGCTGCCGCGCTGTTGATCGGTTCGTTCCCGCCGGGCATCGTGCCGCTGGCTCTGGCCAGGGTGCATCAGCTGGTCGACGGCCATGCCCGGCAGACCGCGACCTGGAGCAGGGCGACAGTATCGTTCGCCAGTTTCCAGGCGATTGCCGGTTACGCCTATTCGGCACTGTTCGCTTTCAGCGGTGGCCATTATGCGGTGCTGTTCGCCGTGGCGGCCGGAGCAGTGCTGCTGGCGCTGCTGGTCGACCTGTTGCTCAAAGAGCGTCAGGCCATGTCGCTGATTGCGAACTCTTCGGCCAGGTGA
- a CDS encoding LysR substrate-binding domain-containing protein, with product MEDLNSLYYFTQVVEHGGFAPAGRALDMPKSKLSRRIADLEDRLGVRLLHRTSRHCSLTEIGQAYYNRCLAMRVEAEGAAEIIERNRSEPRGLVRISCPTTLLNSWVGPMLTRYMLKYPQVELFIESTNRRVDLLHEGFDIALRVRFPPLENTDMVMKVLSNSTQCLVGQPQYLEQLPKGFDPKLLGTLPSLHWGSAQREYQWELFQGEDSSRSIVIPHTPRMVTDDLFALRHFVVAGVGIAHLPRVAVREDLAAGRLVELIPDWHPRCGIVHAIFPSRRGLLPSVRALIDHLAEEFAISDMA from the coding sequence TTGGAAGACCTCAACTCCCTCTATTACTTCACCCAGGTTGTAGAGCACGGTGGCTTCGCCCCGGCCGGGCGGGCGTTGGACATGCCCAAGTCAAAGCTCAGCCGGCGCATCGCCGACCTTGAGGACCGCCTGGGCGTGCGGCTGCTGCACCGCACCAGCCGCCACTGCTCGCTGACCGAGATCGGCCAGGCCTACTACAACCGCTGCCTGGCCATGCGCGTGGAAGCCGAAGGTGCAGCAGAGATCATTGAGCGTAACCGCAGCGAACCACGCGGCCTGGTGCGCATCAGTTGCCCGACCACCCTGCTCAACTCCTGGGTCGGGCCGATGCTCACCCGCTACATGCTCAAGTACCCACAGGTGGAGCTGTTCATCGAAAGCACCAACCGCCGCGTCGACCTGCTGCACGAAGGGTTCGACATTGCGCTGCGTGTGCGCTTTCCGCCGTTGGAAAACACCGACATGGTGATGAAGGTGCTGAGCAACAGCACCCAGTGCCTGGTCGGCCAGCCGCAATACCTGGAACAGCTGCCGAAAGGCTTCGACCCAAAGTTGCTCGGCACGCTGCCAAGCCTGCATTGGGGCAGCGCTCAGCGCGAGTACCAATGGGAGCTGTTCCAGGGCGAGGACAGCAGCCGCAGCATCGTCATCCCGCATACGCCGCGCATGGTGACGGACGACCTGTTCGCCCTGCGTCACTTCGTGGTAGCTGGAGTGGGTATTGCGCACCTGCCACGGGTGGCGGTGCGTGAGGACCTGGCGGCCGGTCGTTTGGTGGAGCTGATACCGGACTGGCACCCGCGGTGCGGCATCGTGCATGCGATATTCCCGTCGCGGCGTGGGTTGCTGCCGTCGGTGCGGGCACTGATCGATCACCTGGCCGAAGAGTTCGCAATCAGCGACATGGCCTGA
- the ycaC gene encoding isochorismate family cysteine hydrolase YcaC: protein MSKFTYNRLNKDDAAVLLVDHQAGLLSLVRDIEPDKFKNNVLALADLAKFFNLPTILTTSFEQGPNGPLVPELKELFPDAPYIARPGQINAWDNEDFVKAVKATGKKQLIIAGVVTEVCVAFPALAALEEEFEVFVVTDASGTFNEMTRDAAHDRMSRAGAQLMTWFGVACELHRDWRNDIEGLAALCSNHIPDYRNLMTSYNALTAGK from the coding sequence ATGAGCAAATTCACCTACAACCGCCTGAACAAAGACGACGCCGCTGTCCTGCTGGTCGATCACCAGGCGGGCCTGCTGTCCCTGGTGCGCGACATCGAGCCGGACAAGTTCAAGAACAACGTGCTGGCCCTGGCGGACCTGGCCAAGTTCTTCAACCTGCCGACCATCCTTACCACCAGCTTTGAGCAAGGCCCCAACGGCCCGCTGGTGCCAGAGCTGAAGGAACTGTTCCCGGATGCGCCGTACATCGCCCGCCCAGGGCAGATCAATGCCTGGGACAACGAAGACTTCGTCAAGGCGGTGAAGGCTACTGGCAAGAAACAGCTGATCATTGCGGGTGTGGTTACCGAGGTCTGCGTGGCATTCCCGGCGCTGGCTGCCCTGGAAGAAGAGTTTGAAGTGTTCGTGGTGACCGATGCTTCCGGCACGTTCAACGAAATGACTCGTGATGCTGCCCATGACCGCATGAGCCGCGCCGGTGCCCAGCTGATGACCTGGTTCGGCGTGGCCTGTGAACTGCACCGCGACTGGCGCAACGACATTGAAGGGCTGGCGGCGCTGTGCTCCAACCATATTCCGGATTATCGGAACCTGATGACCAGCTATAACGCGTTGACTGCAGGTAAGTAA